A genomic stretch from Candidatus Rokuibacteriota bacterium includes:
- a CDS encoding GAF domain-containing protein codes for MSASGEKTLCWTLLGLALVLSVRAAGDQWQLTGRTVPGFGVMDNLLVAVGGMETRGLIPFDLVRAVNGQLLTSGRQLQEEVGRHPPGTTFRYLVSRRGALVEMDVPSQRMAPDGFHSYAVEGLAPSLLFLLLGAAVLWLKPAAPDTRLFLALCLVWWGMTGLYADAHLTYRFSALFLTAWTLSPAVFIHLALTFPQRRRILGRWPRLVWAPYLLSAVIAVPLQGFLPMPPARWAAVPAVGAAYWGIALLLLVAALARTSLAGVTPLVRQRARVLMFGFAAGQLAPVLATASEAIFRISVPYLSEIWRLNLLFPVAVAYAMVRYDLFDVRGALRTGTVYAVITGLVALAYAGAITLVNLAFSALGTGGSRLVSAAVVAVAVVALLDPVRRRTQSTVDRVFFRQQLDVQESIERLTEALSTELDLERIARLIAATLDAAFHPVRQTLLLLDETSAQYHDVRGQQAPVPASSALPACLAARPMPLTRQRFEADPELAGWCAAGVPWMEALGAEVAVPVPFQGRVTGLLALGPKRSGAAWSATDLRLLRVLATQGAVALENARAYTALERANAELQSALRRVEVLESIRASLSKFVPRRVQELIEQAPEAPALTKREVDVSVLFVDIAGYTRLSERFDLEQVNRLVERYFGSFLDEILRHGGDVSETAGDGLMVIFQDAEPRRHARAAVLTAQGVIRRSQEINVEVTGVSEPIRLHVGVNSGIAAVGATKIEGKAGTRWVYTASGPVTNIAARLAGLGEGEGVFIGAETAGRLDGEFLLEDLGEQRLRNVEEAVRVFRLAV; via the coding sequence GTGAGCGCATCTGGCGAGAAGACCCTCTGCTGGACCCTCCTGGGGCTTGCCCTCGTCCTCTCGGTGCGCGCCGCCGGTGACCAGTGGCAGCTCACGGGACGCACCGTGCCCGGCTTCGGCGTGATGGACAATCTCCTCGTGGCCGTGGGCGGGATGGAGACGCGCGGTCTCATTCCCTTCGACCTCGTGCGCGCCGTCAACGGCCAGCTCCTGACCTCGGGGCGGCAGCTCCAGGAGGAGGTGGGCCGGCACCCGCCGGGCACCACCTTCCGGTACCTCGTGAGCCGGCGCGGCGCCCTCGTCGAGATGGACGTCCCCAGCCAGCGCATGGCCCCGGACGGTTTCCATTCCTACGCAGTGGAGGGCCTCGCGCCGTCGCTGCTCTTCCTGCTCCTGGGTGCCGCGGTGCTCTGGCTCAAGCCCGCAGCGCCCGACACCCGCCTGTTCCTGGCCCTGTGCCTGGTCTGGTGGGGCATGACGGGGCTCTACGCGGACGCCCACCTGACCTACCGGTTCTCGGCGCTGTTCCTCACCGCCTGGACGCTCTCACCCGCGGTGTTCATCCACCTGGCGCTCACCTTCCCCCAGCGCCGCCGCATTCTCGGCCGCTGGCCGCGCCTGGTCTGGGCGCCCTATCTGCTGTCCGCCGTCATCGCGGTGCCACTCCAGGGCTTCCTGCCCATGCCCCCGGCCCGGTGGGCGGCCGTCCCGGCCGTCGGAGCGGCCTACTGGGGGATCGCGCTCCTGCTCCTCGTCGCGGCGCTGGCCAGGACGAGCCTCGCCGGCGTCACGCCTCTGGTGCGACAGCGGGCGCGGGTGCTGATGTTCGGCTTCGCTGCGGGGCAGCTCGCGCCGGTGCTCGCGACGGCCAGCGAGGCCATCTTCCGGATCAGCGTGCCGTACCTCAGCGAGATCTGGCGGCTGAACCTCCTCTTCCCCGTGGCGGTGGCCTATGCCATGGTGCGCTACGACCTCTTCGACGTCCGCGGAGCGCTCCGGACAGGGACGGTGTATGCCGTCATCACGGGCCTGGTGGCCCTCGCCTACGCCGGCGCCATCACCCTCGTCAATCTCGCCTTCTCGGCGCTGGGCACCGGGGGCTCGCGCCTCGTCTCGGCCGCCGTGGTGGCCGTGGCCGTGGTGGCGCTCCTCGATCCAGTGCGCCGGCGCACTCAGTCCACTGTGGACCGGGTCTTCTTCCGCCAGCAGCTCGATGTCCAGGAATCCATCGAGCGCCTCACCGAGGCGCTCTCCACGGAGCTGGATCTCGAGCGCATCGCCCGGCTCATCGCGGCCACCCTGGACGCGGCCTTCCATCCGGTGCGGCAGACGCTCTTGCTCCTGGACGAGACGAGCGCGCAGTACCACGACGTGCGGGGCCAGCAGGCCCCGGTGCCCGCGAGCTCCGCGCTTCCGGCCTGTCTGGCCGCGCGGCCCATGCCGCTCACGCGCCAGCGCTTCGAGGCCGATCCCGAGCTGGCCGGATGGTGCGCCGCTGGTGTCCCCTGGATGGAGGCCCTCGGCGCCGAGGTGGCCGTGCCGGTGCCCTTCCAGGGGCGCGTGACGGGGCTCCTCGCGCTGGGGCCGAAGCGGTCCGGCGCGGCGTGGAGCGCGACCGACCTCAGGCTCCTCAGGGTGCTCGCGACCCAGGGCGCCGTGGCGCTGGAGAACGCCCGCGCCTACACGGCCCTCGAGCGGGCCAACGCCGAGCTCCAGTCAGCCCTGCGGCGCGTCGAGGTCCTGGAGTCCATCCGGGCGAGCCTCTCGAAGTTCGTACCGCGGCGCGTGCAGGAGCTGATCGAGCAGGCGCCCGAGGCCCCCGCGCTGACCAAGCGCGAGGTGGACGTGTCCGTGCTCTTCGTCGACATCGCCGGCTACACGCGGCTCAGCGAGCGCTTCGACCTGGAGCAGGTCAACCGGCTGGTGGAGCGTTACTTCGGCTCCTTCCTGGACGAGATCCTCCGCCACGGCGGCGATGTCAGCGAGACGGCGGGCGACGGGCTGATGGTGATCTTCCAGGACGCCGAGCCGCGGCGCCACGCCCGGGCCGCGGTGCTCACCGCCCAGGGCGTGATCCGGCGTTCTCAGGAGATCAACGTCGAGGTCACGGGGGTGAGCGAGCCGATCCGTCTCCACGTCGGGGTGAACTCGGGGATCGCCGCAGTGGGGGCGACCAAGATCGAGGGCAAGGCCGGGACGCGCTGGGTGTACACCGCCTCCGGCCCCGTCACCAACATCGCGGCGCGGCTGGCGGGGCTGGGGGAAGGTGAAGGCGTGTTCATCGGCGCCGAGACGGCGGGCCGGCTCGACGGCGAGTTCCTCCTGGAGGATCTGGGGGAGCAGCGCTTGAGGAACGTCGAGGAGGCGGTGCGGGTCTTCCGCCTCGCCGTCTAG
- a CDS encoding DMT family transporter: protein MLVGLLLICLAAVSWGTTGATMTLLTREAAAGPLLVGWARLAVAAPCLLAAAWLTRARRAGRGPRPWTAVDTASCLALGAAMAAYQVCYFRAVTLTGVAVAALLAICSAPLMIALLARAVLGERLTAGVGLSLALAVSGTALLVVGPRGLGEVAGGFGLGALLALGAGLSYAVYAVAAKRLLARMAPLPQAAATFTLAALLLSPALLAERAVWAPIAAGWPLLVYLGLGPTALSYTLFTTGLARVPATAAGIATLLEPLTAAALGVLWFGERLGLAGSAGAALLLAALALLALAPRRGSGLAI from the coding sequence ATGCTCGTCGGGCTTCTGCTCATCTGCCTGGCCGCCGTCTCGTGGGGCACCACCGGAGCGACGATGACGCTGCTCACCCGGGAGGCGGCGGCGGGCCCGCTCCTAGTAGGCTGGGCGCGGCTCGCGGTGGCCGCGCCCTGCCTCCTGGCGGCCGCCTGGCTCACGCGGGCTCGCCGCGCCGGGCGGGGGCCACGGCCATGGACCGCCGTCGACACCGCCTCGTGCCTGGCCCTCGGCGCCGCCATGGCCGCCTACCAGGTGTGCTACTTCCGCGCCGTCACGCTCACGGGAGTGGCCGTCGCGGCACTGCTGGCGATCTGCTCGGCCCCGCTCATGATCGCGCTCCTGGCCAGGGCTGTCCTCGGCGAGCGACTCACCGCGGGCGTGGGCCTGTCCCTCGCCTTGGCCGTCAGCGGCACCGCCCTCCTCGTCGTGGGACCGCGAGGGCTCGGGGAGGTCGCCGGTGGCTTCGGTCTGGGGGCGCTGCTGGCGCTGGGCGCGGGGCTATCTTACGCCGTCTACGCCGTGGCGGCCAAGCGCCTTCTGGCCCGCATGGCGCCCCTGCCCCAGGCCGCCGCGACGTTCACGCTGGCGGCGCTGCTGCTCTCTCCCGCGCTGCTGGCGGAGCGCGCTGTCTGGGCGCCCATCGCCGCGGGGTGGCCGCTCCTCGTCTACCTCGGCCTCGGCCCGACGGCGCTCTCGTACACCCTCTTCACGACAGGCCTCGCGCGCGTCCCCGCCACGGCGGCCGGCATCGCCACGCTGCTCGAACCGCTCACCGCGGCGGCGCTCGGGGTCCTGTGGTTCGGCGAGCGTCTCGGTCTGGCCGGCTCCGCGGGCGCGGCGCTGCTCCTGGCCGCCCTCGCCCTGCTCGCGCTGGCGCCCCGGCGGGGGTCAGGTCTTGCAATATGA
- a CDS encoding cyclase family protein — protein sequence MRWIDLAHAYHEGMTYQKMVGPACIETVWQVGREPFNIQRLTVASHQGTHVDAPLHFIPGGRTIDTYALNDLAGPAAILPLDLAPNESVSVRQLEGAGVAVEPGDLVFLATGWDRHFSTDAYHTHPHLSLEAADWLRQRRVRMVGVDCFSADLAAPLRPPDFGWPVHHLLLGAGILIAENVANLTAIAGRRLTVGAFPLRVRGGDGAPARIFAMEE from the coding sequence ATGCGGTGGATTGACCTGGCGCACGCGTACCACGAGGGCATGACCTATCAGAAGATGGTGGGACCCGCCTGCATCGAGACGGTGTGGCAGGTGGGGCGCGAGCCCTTCAACATCCAGCGGCTGACCGTTGCCTCTCACCAGGGTACTCACGTGGACGCCCCGCTGCACTTCATCCCCGGCGGCCGCACCATCGACACCTACGCGCTGAACGACCTGGCGGGCCCGGCCGCCATCCTTCCGCTCGATTTGGCGCCCAACGAGTCCGTCTCGGTCCGCCAGCTCGAGGGCGCTGGGGTGGCGGTGGAGCCCGGCGATCTCGTCTTCCTCGCCACCGGCTGGGACCGCCATTTCTCCACCGACGCCTACCACACCCATCCGCACCTATCGCTCGAGGCGGCGGACTGGCTGCGCCAGCGCCGCGTGAGGATGGTCGGGGTGGATTGCTTCTCGGCCGACCTCGCGGCGCCGCTGAGGCCCCCGGACTTCGGATGGCCCGTGCACCACCTGCTGCTCGGCGCGGGGATCCTCATCGCCGAGAACGTGGCCAACCTCACCGCCATCGCCGGCCGGCGGCTCACCGTCGGCGCCTTCCCGCTCCGGGTACGGGGGGGAGACGGCGCGCCGGCCCGCATCTTCGCCATGGAGGAATGA